In a genomic window of Nocardiopsis mwathae:
- a CDS encoding DivIVA domain-containing protein: MSSTPFVPDIPPDAVEFDVVMRGYDRDQVIGLFTEAHTSIEALEAGNSNDSGLTADDLRSRANDFDVVLRGYDRGQVNWMVETLAQRLEGGSQPFAPGMDDVTFKVALRGYARDQVVETITDAVTGVEAVQNGNPQATALTGEELRARADGFDVVFRGYDKRQVSLWIDHLANELDAAARPGGSL, encoded by the coding sequence ATGTCCTCCACCCCCTTCGTCCCCGACATTCCGCCGGACGCCGTCGAGTTCGACGTCGTGATGCGCGGATACGACCGCGACCAGGTCATCGGCCTCTTCACCGAGGCGCACACCAGCATCGAGGCGCTTGAGGCAGGAAACTCGAACGACTCCGGCCTCACCGCCGACGACCTGCGCTCCCGCGCCAACGACTTCGATGTCGTGCTGCGCGGATACGACCGCGGCCAGGTCAACTGGATGGTCGAAACCCTGGCCCAGCGTTTGGAGGGCGGGTCCCAGCCCTTCGCCCCGGGGATGGACGACGTCACGTTCAAGGTCGCTCTGCGCGGCTATGCCCGCGACCAGGTCGTGGAGACCATCACCGATGCGGTGACCGGTGTCGAGGCCGTGCAGAACGGAAACCCCCAGGCCACCGCCCTCACCGGGGAGGAACTGCGCGCCCGTGCCGACGGCTTCGACGTCGTGTTCCGTGGTTACGACAAGCGGCAGGTCTCGCTCTGGATCGACCATCTCGCGAACGAACTCGACGCTGCAGCACGCCCGGGCGGTTCGCTCTAA
- a CDS encoding N-acetylmuramoyl-L-alanine amidase translates to MTTTRNGQAAPESTPRARRVSLAAVAGITVLAATACSAVALEGRPEPHIADGTGDRKPGGEIGNATPEDDAPDSDDGRNAAAGPLNGMTVVIDPGHNGGNADAPDEINRLVPAGPSKKECDTVGSETDDGYAEHAFTWDFSQRLAERLEADGATVVLTRDDDEGVGPCIDERARIGNAAEADAAISIHADGGPSGGRGFHLITPGKVEGYTEDIVEPSRRLAEEVRAAYREGSGMPYADYLATDGLDERTDLGGLNLSTVPKVFLEAGNLRNASDAAKLTDGEWREEAAAAVADGISRYLRRD, encoded by the coding sequence TTGACGACCACGCGTAACGGCCAGGCCGCACCCGAATCGACGCCGCGGGCGCGCCGCGTCTCACTCGCCGCGGTGGCCGGGATCACCGTGCTCGCCGCCACCGCATGCAGCGCGGTCGCCCTGGAAGGTCGGCCCGAGCCGCACATCGCCGACGGCACCGGCGACCGCAAGCCGGGCGGCGAGATCGGGAACGCCACCCCGGAGGACGATGCCCCGGACTCGGACGACGGCAGGAACGCCGCGGCGGGGCCGCTCAACGGCATGACCGTCGTCATCGACCCGGGCCACAACGGGGGCAACGCCGACGCTCCCGACGAGATCAACAGGCTCGTCCCCGCCGGGCCGTCGAAGAAGGAGTGCGACACCGTCGGTTCTGAGACCGACGATGGCTATGCCGAACACGCGTTCACCTGGGACTTCTCTCAGCGGCTGGCCGAGCGGCTGGAAGCGGACGGGGCCACCGTCGTCCTCACCCGCGACGACGACGAAGGCGTCGGCCCCTGTATCGACGAGCGGGCGCGAATCGGCAACGCCGCCGAAGCCGACGCCGCCATCTCGATCCACGCCGACGGCGGCCCGTCGGGAGGGCGCGGCTTCCACCTCATCACCCCGGGAAAGGTGGAGGGCTACACCGAGGACATCGTCGAGCCGTCGCGGCGACTGGCCGAGGAGGTGCGCGCCGCCTACCGCGAGGGGTCGGGGATGCCGTACGCCGACTACCTCGCCACCGACGGCCTGGACGAGCGCACCGATCTCGGCGGTCTCAACCTCTCCACGGTGCCGAAGGTGTTCTTGGAGGCCGGCAACCTGCGCAACGCGTCCGACGCCGCGAAGCTGACGGACGGGGAGTGGCGCGAGGAGGCGGCCGCGGCGGTCGCCGACGGGATCTCCCGCTACCTGCGGCGCGACTGA
- a CDS encoding DivIVA domain-containing protein, producing MALTPADIRNKRFHVVRFRPGYNEEDVDALLDRVEATLVALEGGPRTGPPITAEEVEGSRFRSTRLSPGYNEDEVDDFLDVIVADLRARGMSSRAAAAATPGGQYPQPPSPHVVPHAPRPPSPPGSPYPPPGTPSVYADTPTEPPRMTPQDVRRKQFSTTRLTTGYNEQEVDDFLDSAEVTLEALINGRPERALLTPTQVERVKFGTTRARPGYDPAQVDAFLDLLAEELRRYERP from the coding sequence ATGGCTCTGACACCTGCGGACATCCGCAACAAGCGGTTCCATGTGGTGCGTTTTCGTCCTGGATACAACGAAGAGGACGTCGACGCGCTCCTGGACCGCGTCGAGGCCACGCTCGTGGCGCTGGAGGGCGGCCCCCGTACCGGGCCGCCGATTACGGCGGAGGAGGTCGAGGGCTCCCGGTTCCGCAGCACCCGGCTGAGTCCCGGCTACAACGAGGACGAAGTCGACGACTTCCTCGACGTCATCGTCGCCGACCTGCGTGCCCGCGGGATGAGCAGCCGTGCGGCCGCAGCGGCGACTCCTGGCGGACAGTACCCGCAGCCGCCGTCGCCCCACGTCGTGCCCCATGCGCCCAGGCCGCCGTCCCCGCCGGGCTCCCCGTACCCGCCGCCCGGGACACCGAGCGTGTACGCGGACACCCCGACCGAGCCGCCGCGGATGACACCACAGGACGTCCGCCGCAAGCAGTTCTCCACGACCCGGCTGACGACCGGCTACAACGAGCAGGAGGTCGACGACTTCCTGGACAGCGCCGAGGTCACCCTGGAGGCGCTCATCAACGGGCGGCCCGAGCGCGCCCTGCTCACCCCGACGCAGGTGGAGCGGGTCAAGTTCGGCACCACGCGTGCCCGGCCCGGGTACGACCCCGCACAGGTCGACGCTTTCCTCGACCTTCTCGCCGAGGAGCTGCGCAGGTACGAGCGCCCCTGA
- a CDS encoding response regulator transcription factor, protein MRILVVEDDDRVARGLVTALRNASYDVTRVATAEAAMRAPAADVVLLDLGLPDADGIDVLRRLRDRPQTAVIAVTARAEERERVRGLRSGADDYVVKPFGIAELLARIDAVLRRTRSARAGAGGDAPPLRLGDLTVDVGARQADLAGTSLSLTRKEFDLLALLAVRAPAVVSREAILDQVWGSAWESSSRTLDTHIAALRAKLTGGVRILTVRGVGYRLVPASGSA, encoded by the coding sequence ATGCGCATTCTGGTGGTGGAGGACGACGACCGGGTGGCCCGCGGCTTGGTCACCGCGCTCCGCAACGCTTCCTATGACGTCACCCGGGTGGCGACCGCCGAGGCGGCGATGCGCGCCCCCGCGGCCGACGTCGTCCTGCTCGACCTCGGCCTTCCCGACGCCGACGGCATCGATGTGCTCCGCCGCCTGCGCGACCGCCCCCAGACGGCGGTCATCGCCGTCACCGCCCGCGCCGAGGAGCGCGAGCGTGTCCGAGGGCTCCGCAGCGGCGCCGACGACTACGTCGTCAAGCCCTTCGGCATCGCCGAGCTCCTGGCCCGCATCGACGCGGTGCTGCGGCGCACCCGCAGCGCCCGCGCCGGGGCCGGGGGCGATGCTCCGCCACTGCGCCTGGGCGACCTCACCGTGGACGTCGGCGCCCGCCAGGCCGACCTCGCCGGCACCTCGCTCTCCCTCACCCGCAAGGAGTTCGACCTGCTCGCGCTGCTCGCTGTGCGCGCCCCGGCGGTCGTGAGCCGCGAGGCCATCCTCGACCAGGTGTGGGGGTCGGCGTGGGAGTCCTCCTCCCGCACCCTCGACACCCACATCGCCGCCCTGCGCGCCAAACTCACCGGCGGCGTGCGCATCCTGACGGTGCGCGGGGTCGGCTACCGCCTGGTGCCTGCGTCGGGTTCGGCGTAG
- a CDS encoding DUF6504 family protein encodes MSLYNERIDVRSSTGGHPALFSWRGRMFRVRRVIGTWNSAPGTPDADIRLVRVAAESDRGEPTIADITLDTATADWTMRRMWN; translated from the coding sequence GTGAGTCTCTACAACGAACGGATCGACGTCAGATCGTCCACGGGCGGGCACCCCGCCCTCTTCTCCTGGCGCGGCCGGATGTTCCGGGTCCGCCGCGTCATCGGCACCTGGAACTCCGCTCCCGGGACTCCCGATGCCGACATCCGCCTGGTGCGGGTCGCCGCCGAATCGGACCGCGGCGAGCCCACGATCGCCGACATCACGCTCGACACCGCCACCGCCGACTGGACGATGCGCCGCATGTGGAATTAG
- a CDS encoding SLC13 family permease has product MTADTGNEPAAERGKRGLPALTTERAADPEPSRAKRVGLVLAPLLAAAVFLLLPDAVSTSGKLTAAIAALMATLWATEALPIPVTALLPLVLFPVFGIAEVKDAAAPYANDVIFLFMGGFMLALAMQKWNLHKRVALAIVGAVGTDPVRLIGGFMLATGFITMWVANTATTIMMLPIAISVITLVTQLRNGRTDTNFATALMLGVAYAASIGSVATLIGTPPNALMVGYLKETFDIDVGFGQWMLVGFPLAAIFLVIAWVVLTRFVYPPEVTSLDGAQDIIKGELRDMGPMTPTERRVLGVFVAAAASWVFIPLLADSPLVSVLPWLDRITDAGIAMAVAVALFLIPAPGTQGGKLLDWETAVRLPWGILLLFGGGLTLSSQFTATGLSEWIGTRVGALEGVPVWLLLLVVVALVLLLTELTSNTATTATFLPVLGGVALGMDLDVMTLVVPATLAASLAFMLPVATPPNAVVFGSGQVTIGQMIKAGAWLNTVAVFVVLFTMYAIAGWAFGIAF; this is encoded by the coding sequence ATGACAGCCGATACCGGCAACGAACCCGCCGCGGAGCGCGGCAAGCGGGGCCTTCCCGCGCTCACCACCGAGCGGGCGGCCGACCCCGAGCCGTCGAGGGCGAAGCGCGTCGGGCTCGTCCTCGCCCCGCTGCTCGCGGCGGCCGTGTTCCTGCTCCTCCCCGACGCCGTGTCGACGAGCGGAAAGCTCACCGCCGCCATCGCGGCGCTCATGGCCACCCTGTGGGCGACGGAGGCCCTGCCCATCCCCGTCACCGCGCTGCTGCCGCTGGTGCTGTTCCCGGTGTTCGGAATCGCCGAGGTCAAGGACGCCGCGGCGCCCTACGCCAACGACGTCATCTTCCTGTTCATGGGCGGCTTCATGCTCGCCCTGGCGATGCAGAAGTGGAACCTGCACAAGCGGGTGGCGCTGGCGATCGTCGGCGCGGTCGGCACCGACCCGGTTCGGCTGATCGGCGGGTTCATGCTGGCCACGGGCTTCATCACGATGTGGGTGGCCAACACGGCCACGACGATCATGATGCTGCCCATCGCGATCTCGGTGATCACCCTGGTCACGCAGTTGAGGAACGGCCGTACCGACACCAACTTCGCGACCGCGCTGATGCTCGGTGTCGCCTACGCCGCGTCCATCGGGTCGGTCGCCACCCTCATCGGCACCCCGCCCAACGCGCTCATGGTCGGGTACCTCAAGGAGACCTTCGACATCGACGTCGGCTTCGGCCAGTGGATGCTGGTCGGGTTCCCGCTGGCCGCGATCTTCCTCGTGATCGCCTGGGTGGTGCTGACCCGGTTCGTCTACCCGCCGGAGGTCACCTCGCTGGACGGGGCGCAGGACATCATCAAGGGCGAGCTGCGGGACATGGGCCCGATGACACCGACCGAGCGGCGGGTGCTGGGGGTGTTCGTGGCCGCGGCCGCCTCGTGGGTGTTCATCCCACTGCTGGCCGACAGCCCCCTCGTGTCGGTGCTGCCCTGGCTGGACCGCATCACCGACGCGGGGATCGCGATGGCCGTCGCCGTCGCCCTGTTCCTCATCCCCGCCCCGGGGACCCAGGGCGGCAAGCTGCTCGACTGGGAGACCGCGGTCCGGCTGCCGTGGGGCATCCTGCTGCTGTTCGGCGGCGGCCTGACCCTCTCCTCCCAGTTCACCGCGACGGGGCTGAGCGAGTGGATCGGCACCCGCGTCGGTGCCCTGGAGGGCGTGCCGGTGTGGCTGCTGCTGCTGGTCGTGGTCGCCTTGGTGCTGCTGCTCACCGAGCTGACCAGCAACACCGCCACCACCGCCACCTTCCTGCCGGTGCTCGGCGGCGTCGCGCTCGGGATGGACCTGGACGTGATGACGCTGGTCGTCCCGGCCACACTGGCCGCCTCACTGGCGTTCATGCTGCCGGTGGCGACCCCGCCCAACGCGGTGGTCTTCGGCAGCGGGCAGGTCACCATCGGCCAGATGATCAAGGCCGGGGCCTGGCTCAACACCGTCGCCGTGTTCGTGGTGCTGTTCACCATGTACGCGATCGCCGGGTGGGCGTTCGGGATCGCGTTCTGA
- a CDS encoding DUF1232 domain-containing protein has protein sequence MRRSNRAAAGAAAWRIVQEGAKPGKPSVAARAGAIPRMVGNRLRGRYTELPASRLLLFLAAVAYIVSPIDLVPELFIPILGYADDIGVALWLTSSLMGETERYLEWEEGSTPYVQGRVVG, from the coding sequence GTGCGCAGAAGCAATCGCGCCGCAGCCGGCGCCGCAGCGTGGCGGATCGTGCAGGAGGGGGCGAAGCCCGGCAAACCATCGGTGGCCGCGCGCGCCGGAGCGATCCCGCGGATGGTCGGAAACCGGCTCCGCGGCCGGTACACCGAACTTCCGGCGTCGCGACTCTTGCTGTTCCTCGCCGCGGTCGCCTACATCGTGTCCCCGATCGACCTCGTCCCGGAGCTGTTCATCCCGATCCTCGGCTACGCCGACGACATCGGCGTCGCACTGTGGCTCACGTCGAGCCTGATGGGGGAGACCGAGCGCTACCTGGAATGGGAGGAGGGCTCGACGCCCTACGTCCAGGGCCGCGTCGTCGGCTGA
- a CDS encoding anti-sigma factor antagonist produces the protein MHRLGLSTRVENHSVIVKVEGELDIATADDLQEHVLSAVETHGPWLILDLTHLDFMDSSGLNVVIQAYSAVKERNGSLALAAPNERVDKVVRLVSLHRQVPVHHTVPAAVNAMEALEAKQQAG, from the coding sequence GTGCACAGGCTTGGGCTGAGTACCCGGGTCGAGAACCACAGCGTGATCGTCAAGGTCGAGGGAGAGCTCGACATCGCGACCGCTGACGACCTCCAAGAGCATGTCCTGTCCGCCGTTGAGACGCACGGACCTTGGCTGATCCTCGATCTCACGCACCTGGATTTCATGGACTCCAGCGGTCTGAACGTCGTCATCCAGGCCTACAGCGCCGTCAAGGAGCGCAACGGTAGCCTCGCGCTGGCCGCGCCGAACGAACGCGTCGACAAGGTCGTCCGGCTGGTGAGCCTGCACCGCCAGGTCCCGGTGCACCACACGGTGCCCGCCGCCGTGAACGCCATGGAGGCGCTGGAGGCCAAGCAGCAGGCCGGCTGA
- a CDS encoding TAXI family TRAP transporter solute-binding subunit: MGPAHPDRRTVVLGALAVALTACSRRGHPPYPELVLATGPPGAVFREIGGALADELHAALPETAITVLATSASAENLRLLDDERAHLAISSLDAATSDARDVTAIARLYDSYMHLIVREDSEITAFGDLAGSRVSFGAAGSGTEYTMLRLSEQAGLDVDDVRLDQAASARALGKGDIDAMFSLTGIPTPAITDLLRRHPLRCIPLDRQADRLADAYPSAYYPATIPATAYPGLPPCPTLSVPNVLLARRDVPADVVRTITDTVFTQADAIAARRPEAAQINVRTGIATGPIPLHPGAAAWYRDQKV; this comes from the coding sequence GTGGGACCAGCGCATCCGGACCGGCGCACCGTCGTTCTCGGTGCCCTGGCGGTGGCCCTGACCGCGTGCAGCCGTCGGGGACATCCGCCCTACCCGGAACTCGTCCTGGCCACCGGCCCGCCCGGCGCGGTGTTCCGTGAGATCGGCGGCGCACTCGCCGACGAGTTGCACGCCGCGCTGCCCGAGACCGCGATCACCGTGCTGGCCACCAGCGCTTCCGCGGAGAACCTGCGGCTCCTCGACGACGAACGCGCCCACCTCGCCATCTCCAGCCTGGACGCGGCCACCAGCGACGCCCGTGACGTCACCGCCATCGCCCGCCTCTACGACAGCTACATGCACCTCATCGTGCGCGAGGACTCCGAGATCACCGCCTTCGGCGACCTGGCCGGCAGCCGGGTCTCCTTCGGCGCGGCCGGTTCCGGGACCGAATACACCATGCTGCGCCTGTCCGAACAGGCCGGCCTCGACGTGGACGACGTACGCCTGGACCAGGCGGCCTCCGCACGGGCGCTGGGGAAGGGCGACATCGACGCGATGTTCTCCCTGACCGGCATCCCCACCCCCGCCATCACCGACCTCCTCCGCCGCCACCCGCTGCGCTGCATCCCGCTGGACCGCCAGGCGGACCGGCTCGCCGACGCCTACCCGAGCGCGTACTACCCGGCCACCATCCCCGCCACGGCCTACCCGGGGCTGCCGCCGTGCCCGACCCTGTCGGTCCCCAACGTCCTGCTGGCCCGCCGCGACGTCCCCGCCGACGTGGTGCGGACGATCACCGACACCGTCTTCACGCAGGCCGACGCGATCGCCGCCCGACGCCCCGAAGCCGCCCAGATCAACGTCCGGACCGGCATCGCCACCGGCCCCATTCCCCTCCACCCGGGCGCCGCGGCCTGGTACCGCGACCAGAAGGTCTGA
- a CDS encoding SLC13 family permease — translation MSTSPAGSSGAPASAPEPEQEGAAFPAAKVVGLVAGPLLALLLFLALPDTLSAPGRITAGIAALMAVWWATEALPLPATALLPLVLFPVLLGADIRDVAAPYANDIIFLFMGGFMLALAMQRWNLHRRIALTVVAAVGTSPAMLIAGFMLATGFLTMWVSNTSTTIMMLPIGVAVVAMVSQLRGGRPDANFATALMLGIAYAASIGSVATLIGTPPNALMVGYLAETHGISVGFGQWMLVGLPLAAVFLVLAWVVLTKVVFPPRITALDDGRELIRSELRAMGPISRGELLVLLVFVSAALAWVGIPLLADGPMGGALPWLGEISDAGIAMTAAVLLFLIPAERRARVRLLDWETAVKLPWGILLLFGGGLSLSAQFGETGLSEWIGSAVGALSTVPVWVLVLAVAALVLLLTELTSNTATAATFLPVMGGVALGMGMDVMALVVPAVLASSLAFMLPVATPPNAIVFGSGHVTISQMLRGGVWLNVVALFLILATMYTLAGRMLGFTV, via the coding sequence ATGTCGACGTCGCCCGCGGGCAGCAGCGGTGCCCCCGCCTCCGCTCCGGAGCCCGAGCAGGAGGGGGCGGCCTTCCCGGCGGCGAAGGTGGTCGGCCTGGTGGCGGGTCCACTGCTGGCCCTCCTGCTGTTCCTCGCCCTTCCGGACACCCTGTCCGCACCGGGCCGGATCACCGCGGGCATCGCCGCCCTCATGGCGGTGTGGTGGGCCACCGAGGCGCTCCCGCTCCCGGCCACGGCGCTGCTGCCGCTCGTGCTGTTCCCCGTCCTCCTCGGCGCCGACATCAGGGACGTGGCGGCGCCCTACGCCAACGACATCATCTTCCTGTTCATGGGCGGCTTCATGCTCGCCCTGGCGATGCAGCGGTGGAACCTGCACCGGCGTATCGCCCTGACGGTCGTGGCGGCGGTCGGAACCAGCCCCGCGATGCTCATCGCCGGGTTCATGCTGGCCACCGGCTTCCTCACGATGTGGGTCTCGAACACGTCGACGACGATCATGATGCTGCCGATCGGCGTGGCCGTGGTCGCGATGGTGTCCCAGCTGCGCGGCGGCCGGCCCGATGCGAACTTCGCGACCGCGCTGATGCTCGGCATCGCCTACGCCGCGTCCATCGGGTCGGTCGCCACCCTCATCGGCACCCCGCCCAACGCGCTCATGGTCGGCTACCTCGCCGAGACCCACGGCATCAGCGTCGGCTTCGGCCAGTGGATGCTGGTCGGCCTGCCGCTGGCCGCCGTGTTCCTGGTCCTCGCCTGGGTGGTGCTGACCAAGGTGGTCTTCCCCCCGCGCATCACCGCGCTGGACGACGGCCGGGAGCTGATCCGCTCGGAGCTGCGCGCCATGGGCCCGATCTCCCGCGGCGAGCTGCTGGTGCTGCTGGTCTTCGTGAGCGCCGCCCTGGCGTGGGTGGGCATCCCCCTGCTGGCCGACGGCCCCATGGGCGGGGCGCTGCCGTGGCTGGGCGAGATCTCCGACGCCGGGATCGCGATGACCGCGGCCGTCCTGCTCTTCCTGATCCCGGCGGAACGCCGGGCGCGGGTGCGGCTGCTCGACTGGGAAACCGCCGTCAAGCTTCCGTGGGGCATCCTGCTGCTGTTCGGCGGCGGCCTGAGCCTGTCCGCGCAGTTCGGCGAGACGGGGCTGAGCGAGTGGATCGGCTCGGCCGTGGGCGCGCTGAGCACCGTTCCGGTGTGGGTGCTGGTGCTGGCGGTGGCCGCGCTGGTCCTGCTGCTCACCGAGCTGACCAGCAACACCGCGACCGCGGCGACGTTCCTGCCGGTCATGGGCGGGGTCGCGCTCGGCATGGGCATGGACGTGATGGCCCTGGTCGTCCCGGCCGTGCTGGCGTCGTCACTGGCGTTCATGCTGCCGGTGGCGACCCCGCCGAACGCGATCGTGTTCGGCTCGGGGCACGTGACGATCTCCCAGATGCTGCGGGGCGGTGTCTGGCTGAACGTGGTCGCCCTCTTCCTGATCCTGGCCACCATGTACACGCTGGCCGGGCGCATGCTCGGCTTCACCGTGTAG
- a CDS encoding NUDIX hydrolase, which translates to MAVPEFILRLRKHVGHELLWLTGVTGVVIDPHGRILLHRRASDGCWGTPGGILEPGEQPAAALAREVAEETGIHVVPERVACVHTEQPWTYENGDVVQILDIAFRCRPVGGELRADGDESLDVGWFAPDELPAMSEMVMRRIRHASHERGEAWFDSGTAAPGG; encoded by the coding sequence ATGGCGGTACCCGAGTTCATCCTCCGACTGCGCAAGCACGTGGGGCACGAGCTGCTGTGGCTGACCGGAGTGACGGGTGTCGTCATCGACCCCCACGGCCGCATCCTGCTGCACCGGCGCGCCTCCGACGGGTGCTGGGGGACTCCCGGCGGGATTCTGGAACCCGGCGAGCAGCCCGCGGCCGCGCTCGCCCGCGAGGTGGCCGAGGAGACCGGTATCCACGTGGTCCCCGAGCGGGTGGCCTGCGTCCACACCGAGCAGCCGTGGACCTACGAGAACGGCGACGTGGTGCAGATCCTCGACATCGCCTTCCGCTGCCGCCCCGTGGGCGGCGAACTCCGGGCCGACGGGGACGAGTCGCTGGACGTCGGGTGGTTCGCGCCCGACGAGCTGCCCGCCATGAGCGAGATGGTCATGCGCCGCATCCGCCACGCGAGCCACGAGCGCGGCGAGGCCTGGTTCGACTCCGGCACGGCCGCACCCGGCGGATGA
- a CDS encoding ATP-binding protein, translated as MLRRLLVILVPLAFLLVAALSLPLGTVMAQRATQEVYVDRLSDVGRFASLGDTAMRTGRLDALDSELKRYAELYGTDVAVVDQAGEIVAASAPPEDADRLLGDDRARQVMAPAFGGFRPEPPTAVWPWRSDPLVLAEPIGRDAEVAGVVVLVSPTDRLRTAILADWAWLSLLSLVPLAGLAAAAWPLSRWVLRPVQRLDDATAAVAQGDLSVRADAAGGPPELRRLAGSFNAMVDAVQKAVERQRAFVSDASHQLRNPLASLRLAVENLAPFLSGPDARAAHRDAVEEAMSMHRMLNSLLAMTRMESLSGAEPVELDTVLDAHAERWRVLGEQRGIAVETRAPDGLRLMAPPGGLGSVLDELMSNATRLSGGTRVELRVAGRAAGTDGASDPPAVVELHVADDGVGLTEAERAEALRRFWRAAKHQNVEGTGLGLAICADLVRGAGGELRLDSGLLRPDRTGRGLDVVVRLPLAPPVQEDAADEDGPRRTDGDPPDAWR; from the coding sequence GTGCTGCGACGGCTGCTGGTCATCCTGGTGCCGCTGGCGTTCCTGCTGGTGGCGGCGCTGTCCCTGCCGCTGGGGACGGTCATGGCACAGAGGGCGACCCAGGAGGTCTACGTCGACCGGCTCAGCGACGTCGGCCGGTTCGCCTCGCTCGGCGACACCGCCATGCGCACCGGGCGGCTCGACGCGTTGGACAGCGAGCTGAAGCGGTACGCGGAGCTGTACGGAACCGATGTCGCCGTGGTCGACCAGGCCGGTGAGATCGTGGCGGCGTCGGCTCCCCCGGAGGATGCCGACCGGCTGCTGGGCGACGACCGCGCGCGGCAGGTGATGGCGCCGGCGTTCGGCGGGTTCCGCCCCGAACCGCCCACGGCGGTGTGGCCGTGGCGGTCCGACCCACTGGTCCTGGCCGAACCCATCGGCCGTGATGCCGAAGTCGCCGGTGTCGTGGTGCTGGTGTCGCCGACCGACCGGCTGCGCACGGCGATCCTGGCCGACTGGGCATGGCTGTCGCTGCTGAGCCTGGTGCCGCTGGCGGGGCTCGCCGCGGCCGCCTGGCCGCTGTCGCGGTGGGTGCTGCGGCCGGTGCAGCGGCTCGACGACGCCACGGCCGCCGTCGCCCAGGGGGACCTGTCGGTGCGGGCGGATGCCGCGGGCGGGCCGCCGGAGCTGCGCCGACTGGCGGGGTCGTTCAACGCGATGGTGGATGCGGTGCAGAAGGCCGTCGAACGGCAGCGGGCCTTCGTGTCCGACGCCTCCCACCAGCTACGCAACCCGCTGGCGAGCCTGCGACTGGCGGTGGAGAACCTGGCCCCCTTCCTGAGCGGCCCGGACGCCCGCGCGGCGCACCGGGACGCGGTGGAGGAGGCCATGTCGATGCACCGGATGCTGAACTCCCTCCTGGCCATGACGCGGATGGAGAGCCTCAGCGGAGCCGAACCGGTGGAGCTGGACACCGTGCTCGACGCCCATGCCGAGCGCTGGCGGGTGCTCGGTGAACAGCGGGGAATCGCGGTCGAGACGCGGGCGCCGGACGGACTGCGGCTGATGGCGCCGCCCGGCGGGCTGGGCAGCGTGCTCGACGAGTTGATGAGCAACGCGACGCGGTTGTCCGGAGGCACGAGGGTGGAGCTGCGGGTCGCGGGGCGTGCGGCCGGGACCGACGGCGCCTCGGATCCGCCGGCCGTGGTCGAACTGCACGTGGCCGACGACGGCGTCGGGCTGACGGAGGCCGAGCGCGCCGAGGCCCTGCGCCGCTTCTGGCGCGCGGCCAAACACCAGAACGTCGAGGGCACCGGGCTCGGCCTGGCCATCTGCGCCGACCTGGTCCGCGGAGCCGGCGGCGAACTGCGCCTGGACTCCGGCCTCCTGCGACCGGACCGGACCGGTCGCGGGCTGGACGTGGTGGTTCGGCTGCCGCTCGCGCCCCCGGTGCAGGAGGATGCCGCCGACGAGGACGGTCCCCGCCGCACGGACGGGGACCCACCGGACGCGTGGCGGTAG
- a CDS encoding TetR/AcrR family transcriptional regulator: protein MGKPQDGRPEDGGGRSAAKEQGARQSHPDSVPDRLLSVATRLFAERGYERTSVREIVEAAGVTKGAMYHYYASKDDLLFAVYQRVLAMQTRRLEELAEAEGPIEERLRAAAADVVHTTVENLEDTVIFQRSLHMLSPERQSEVRKERRRYHERFRDMIEEGRQSGAFRTDIPADIVVTQYFGAVHHLGMWYRPDGELSGAAVGAHFADLLLQSLRP, encoded by the coding sequence ATGGGGAAGCCGCAGGACGGGCGCCCGGAGGACGGCGGAGGCCGCTCCGCCGCGAAGGAGCAGGGCGCGCGGCAGTCCCACCCCGACTCGGTCCCCGACCGCCTGCTGTCCGTCGCCACCCGACTGTTCGCCGAGCGCGGCTATGAGCGCACCTCCGTTCGGGAGATCGTCGAGGCGGCCGGGGTCACCAAGGGCGCGATGTACCACTACTACGCGTCCAAGGACGACCTGCTGTTCGCCGTCTACCAGCGGGTTCTCGCCATGCAGACGCGTCGGTTGGAGGAGTTGGCGGAAGCGGAGGGGCCGATCGAGGAGCGCCTGCGGGCGGCGGCGGCCGACGTCGTCCACACCACTGTGGAAAATCTGGAAGACACCGTCATCTTCCAGCGGTCGCTGCACATGCTCTCCCCGGAGCGGCAGAGCGAGGTACGCAAGGAGCGGCGCCGCTACCACGAGCGGTTCCGCGACATGATCGAGGAGGGGCGGCAGAGCGGCGCCTTCCGCACCGACATCCCGGCCGACATCGTCGTCACCCAGTACTTCGGCGCCGTCCACCACCTGGGCATGTGGTACCGCCCGGACGGCGAGCTCAGCGGCGCCGCCGTCGGCGCGCACTTCGCCGACCTGCTGCTGCAGAGCCTGCGGCCGTAG